Below is a window of Mucilaginibacter ginkgonis DNA.
GATAATGAAGTTGAAAGAAACTCAGCAAAGTGTGCATTCGTCCTTTTACCAGAACCTTCAGCAATGTTTGATGGTATTGAAATTGAACACCTGTTTATCTGATCGATCAAGTTATATCTTTCAGAATGCGGCAGTTCTTGCGAAAACTCATAAACCATGTCGGCGAGATCCATCGACTTTTGCCACACCTTTAAATTTTTGAAATTGTGCCCTGTGGTCATAGTCTCGATTCCTGATTCTTAATTCTTGATTCCCTTAAACAATCTCCCCTATCAAGGTTGCGCTTGTACAGCTTTGTGCCAGCACATTTATGTATTGACCTGGTTTAATCCCTTCCTTAACCGGGAAGATCACCATCGCGTTTTGGTCGTTACGGCCTGCATAATCCAGTTTAGATTTCTTTGAAAAACCTTCTATCAGTACCTTATGCACTTTGCCCAGTTGGTTTTGTAAACGCACATGGGCATGGGCGCGTTGCTTTTCAATGATCTCATTCAGACGGCGCGCTTTTACATCCTCAGCGATATCATCGGCGTAGCGTTTAGCAGCTAAAGTTCCCGGCCTTTCGGAGTACATAAACATGTAGGCATAGTCATACTGCACGTAATCCATCATGCTCAATGTCTCTGCATGCTGTTCTTCTGTTTCTCCGCAAAAACCGGTGATCACGTCGGTAGAAATAGCGCAGCCCGGCAATATGTTGTTAATGGCATCGATACGGTTCATGTACCACTCGCGGGTGTAAGTGCGGTTCATGCGGTCTAACACCTCGCTATTGCCAGATTGTACCGGTAAGTGTATGTACTTACAGATGTTGTCGTACTTTTTCATGGTATACAACACCTCGTCGGTAATATCTTTAGGGTGCGAGGTAGAAAACCTTACCCGCAGATCGGGGCTTACCTGCGCCACCATCTCTAATAAATTAGCGAAGTTGACGATATTCTGAGTATAATCCTCTTGGACAGCAACCTCTCCCCGCCCCTCTTTAAAGGAGATCGCCCCCTCTAAATCTCCGCCGGTAGGGGAGACTTGATTAGCTACCCATTTATAAGAATCCACATTCTGACCTAATAAGGTCACTTCGCGATAGCCCTGATTAAAAAGATCTGTACATTCCTCAACAATAGATATCGCGTCGCGGCTGCGCTCGCGGCCACGGGTAAAGGGCACTACGCAAAACGAACACATGTTGTCGCAGCCACGCATAATAGACACAAAGGCATTAATACCATTGGTATTTAAGCGTACCGGGTTAATGTCCGCATAAGTTTCTTCGCGCGACAACAATACATTCACAGAACGCTGCCCGCCATCTACTTTTTCCAAAAGATTCGGAAGGTCGCGGTAAGCATCGGGGCCAACCACAACGTCTACCAATTTTTCTTCTTCCAGGAACTTAGATTTCAGGCGCTCTGCCATACAACCCAGCACACCTACAACAGTCCCCGGATTATTATATTTAGTTACCTTAAATTCTTTTAAACGGTTACGCACACGCTGCTCTGCGTTTTCGCGGATGGAGCAGGTATTAATAAAGATCACGTCGGCGCTTTTGAAGTCGTTTGTGGTCTCAAAGCCCTTGTCGGCCAGGATAGATGCGACAATTTCACTGTCAGAAAAATTCATAGCGCAGCCATAACTTTCTATATACAGCTTGCGGCCACCGCTTTTGCGCGTTGGTTCAAGCATTAAAGCTTCGCCCTGCCTGCTCTCATCATGTTTCGTATCCGGAAGCGCTAAATCGATCATACTAAATGCACTCTTTAAAATGTTTGCAAAGGTACTTAATTTTTATAATTAATGACAGATTGGCAGTTGAAATTTAGCGCGCTGATGTGTGGCGCCATTTGTTGTATTGCAGCTTTAGTCAACTTTTGCGTATATTGAGCGTTACCCAATTGATTAAGCGCGACACACTTAATGGCTTTTAAGTTTATTAAAAAACGATGGCAAAAAATTTTAGCTGTTGAACTTATCGGTTTAGCCATTATTGTTTTCGTTATTGGCTTGCTGATAAATATCTACTGGTCGCCAATTGTATCAGACAGGTTAAAAACAATTGTAAATAACTCCTCAGACGGCCTATATAAGATCGATTTTTCAGATGCCCAACTACATTTTCTACAGGGTAAAATCGTGATCCACAATATCAACCTACGGCCGGATACCGCAACCTATAATAGATTGAGGTCACGCGGACTTGCGCCCAACAACCTGATTGAATTGCGCTTAAAACGACTGGTGCTTAAAAATATCCATCCACTGCGCCTTTATTTTAAAAAAGAACTGGAAATAGGCGATGTTATCTTTAGCGCGCCTAATGTGCATGTTACCTATCAGCTAAATCACCTGACGGATACCGTTGCAAAAGACAAACGAACGCTCTATCAGCAAATAGCGTCAACCTTAAAGAAGGTCCACATTGGTAATATTTTATTTAATGACGTAGAACTTAAGTACGAAGACCGCCATACCGCGCAACCAAAGATCACCGAATTGCGGGAGTTGAATTTTAACGCCATTGATTTTTTAGTGGATAGCGCATCGCAGTTTAATAAAAAGAGGTATTTGTATTGCAGCGATGTAACCGCGGAGTTATATAATTATATAGGGAAGTCGGCAAACTGCTTGTATAGTTACTCTGCCAAAGAGATCAGCTTTTCTACTAAAACTTCGCAATTAAAGGCTTACAAATGTTCGCTGGTGGCCACCCGAAAGCTTACCGAATTTTTTAAATATACCTATCGCGACCAGTTTGTTTTCAACCTCGATTCATTACAGATCAATCATTTCGATTTTCAAGGTTATAATAAGTACCATAATGTGCATGCCTCGACGGTTTCGCTTACAAACGGCGGACTAAATATCTTCGGCAACCCGCGGCTCAACCCAAAAAAGGTGAACGCCGACCGTATTAACAGCTTTCCCAACCAGGCAATTTTTAATATTCCCATCGATTTAAAGATCGATACGGTAAAGGTAAAAAATATTGACCTGGTTTATCGCGAGTACGGCGTTAAAACCAATCGTGAAGGGCACATTGGTTTTTATGACATCGCCGGCAATATGCTTAACATTACCAACAACAAGGAGGCTGTAAAGCTTAATCCCGTAACGTTGGTAAAATTTAAATCGCGCTTTATGAAAAAGGCGCCTATCGAAACAGAATTTACCTTTGACCTGGCGGATAGTTTACGCAGCTATTCTTACAAAGGCAGCCTGGGCGTAATGAAACTGTCTGACGCGAACCCGATAGCCGTTCCGCTGGGTTCATTAAGTGTAAATGGCGGGCAATGCAAGGGGCTGTTCTTCGATATAAAGGCTGACAAGAATAGTTCGCGCGGGAAGGTGACATTTTTGTACAGCAACTTACGGGTTCATCTATTAAAGGCCGATACCGTGAACGAGAAGATGCATCATTTGCGTATAGCCTCCATTATTGCCAATAACGGCATTTTAAAACGCAACAACCCCGACACCATTGATGCTGAGCCACGCAGCGCCATACTGAACCTTCCCCGGCCAAAAAACTTCCCGTTCTTTAAAACCATGCTGCAAACGCTTATAAGCGGCATAAAGCCCTGTACCGGTTTCGACGAGAAAACCCAGCAGGCGGTAAAAGCACGCATGGCACAACATGAAATAGACAAGGCCTTGCGCAAGCAAAAGAAAGCATTACGAAAAGCGCGCAAAGACAGGGAAAAGGCGCGAAGAAATTTTTATAAAAAATAATTATAATTTATTGTAACCTTCTTCATTTTGGTACGTAAACATGATGAATACTTACTAAACCTTTTTACAAAATGAAGAAATCTTTCCTTTCCAAATCCTTGCTGCGTTACGCAGCTGCATTAACTTTCATGGCGGCCCTTATTTACGGATGCAAAAAAGAATTATCTACGGGTGCATTAGTCGCCGCCACAACTTCTGAGGCGAGAACGTGGTATGAAAACACTTATCCAAAGCTTGCTGTCTCTGCAAAGGCCTCGCAAAGCATGTCAGACCTGCCCGATTACAGCCAGTTGTTGCAACCCGACTGGGACAAAGCTGTTATATATAAAAGATTTGGACAAGATGTTACTGAGGTATCGGTTGGTGCAGAATCAAATTTGCTCTCGGCCTTAAAAATTTAACTATTGGCAAAACGCCGTACCGGCAAGAAAATAGTAAAAGCTCTTTCTTGATCTTAAAAGACTCTACGGGTTACCAAGCGTTTGTAATGGTTATTATGGCCGATTCTGCATGGCTGAATGGGGATCGTAATAAGCTTGAAAATTTGCGCTACAATAAAAGAGATGCCGACTTTAGCGGCTTGGTCATGTACTTTACTCCTAAAGGACAACTTACAGACGTGTGGCGGTATGTAAATGGTAAAATTATCTTGCAAACCTCTAACTCAGGTAATCAAAAACAAAGTTTAACAAGTAACGAAATACATGTTAATACGCAAGAAAAAGAATGTTGGGACTATTATCTCGTACCTATGACAAACGGCCGCCCTGACGGCCCTGAACAATATTTATTTACAATTTGTTACGAAATTAGTGGCGGCGGTGGCGGCGGTGCGGATGGTGACGGCGCTCCCCCTGCAACCCCGAATAATCCAAAACCGAATTGCTCGGTGCCTACTGGAAATCAATCAATTAAAGTGCAAAATTTGCCACCTGACGGCGGCGGTGACGATGGTACAGGTTATCCTCAACCAACAGATAAATGTCCGACTTACAAGTCTCCAGTTCCCAGTATCTATTTTGATACGGATAATTTATTTCTAAACTTAAACGGGTTAAAACCATTTGCCGAAAGTCCTGACAAATGTTCTGGTCTACAGCAATTACAAGACAAGAGCCTCAATGAACAAAAAGAGACCGTTGGTTTATTAACATCTGACGGCAAATTTTTATGCGTTGCTGTGACGGGATACGACGGTGGTAATTGGGGTGGCTTGTATAATTTTGAAGGGCAGGCCTATTACACCTATCCTTCGAGTGCGGGAGCCCCTACTCAAACATATTCTGGGATGATAAATAGAGGAGGACAATATTATATCCCAGTTGTTGCAACCGTTCATACCCACTATCCGTGTCACGACGATGGCACTGATGGTGTTACTGGAGGCACATTAAGCTCAGGTGATAAAAACTTGGCAAACAAATATCCTATGATGAACCATTACATTGTTGGATGCGACGCATTGGGTAAATTTGCTAATGGCGATAACTCAGCAACCTTATTGAGCACGGGGACTTTATCTTCAACGTGCTCTAAAGTAAACTAATCATATGCTTAAGTATACATTAGTTCTCATTTTGTTTATTACTAGTTTCAGTTATGCACAACAGATGCAACCTTTTCATATTAATCAGGTCGCTATCATAGATAGCAACCTGATTAAAGGAATTAATTATTCGCTTAGTGCTCAAAAAACAAAAACCAGCGTTGATACAAATACTGAAAATCCCTTTGATAAAGGATTTGGTTATTTTGAGGTAAGAGTTAAAGAGTTTAAGGGTGACACGGTCCTTGGCTACAATATCACTCCGAGTGCTTTTATCTTTAAAAAAAACAATCCAAAGCAAATTTACCCTGACTATTATGGTTATGTAAACGGACAATTGGTATTGATCTATAATGAGCCCTTATACCGGTCGGTACAACGTAACCTTACAGATAAAGAAAAAGGTAGATTTATAAAAATGCTAGACAAGCATTTAGAAAAACCTCAAAAAGCAACTTTTTATGATTCGGATCATCGAAAGGTTTTCACAGATAAAAACTATCGTGTTGACTATTTTTCGTTCGATGCGGGAATCAACTTATATGTTCTTAAAAACGGTTCAACCGTTATCGTTAAAGACAAAGGGCAGTTTTAGTCTGCGGTACACAAACCTATTAGCAAATAACGCTTTTGTGACATCGTTTTGTCAGTGTAACACATGTGACACCAGGTGAAACACTTTTTTAAGATTTTAGCGATTCGGGTGACACTGACACAATCGTGCACTGCTGATGCTCAGCCGATTATCTTGATGACAAGATGGTGTCAGATACTAATAAGTCAGTATTTAGTAGGGAAAGTGTAACATGTTACACCCATCCGTCAGCTGAGGGATCAGTAGGTTTTATTGCAATAACAACTTCAGATTTACCCCAAAGTTAGTGAAGGCAGTGTTGAATGCCTGGGAAGTATACGGCTTGGTGATGTTGGTATCGTAAAACAAGCTAAGATTAAAGCGCTGGTTAACGGCATAGTCGATAGTCGGGCGGAAGGTGATGTTCTTGGCACCCGATGATATCTCTGCCTGGTTAACGTCGGCACGGTAGATCAACGTTTTGTTGTCGCGAATGGCGGCATCCACCTTAAAGTTAAGGTCGTTCTTGAGGATCAAATTGTTAAACAAACCGAAAGGGAACCTGAAGTTTCGTGTCCGGTACCCGAAACCCAAAACAATGATATTCTCGTTCTGCTGTGCCAGCTGACTGTTAGCTAAACTTAAACTTAACGTGCGCGATTTGCGGTATTCGAAGTTGGTGGTGATGCTGTTCTTGAACCTTATATCCATTCCCAGCAAAGGCACAAACTGCTCAAAAATAGTTATCTGCGAGAATTGGTAGTAAGGCAGAAAGTCATTATTAAGGTCGCGGTTGTAAGACGCACCATTAACCTCTTTGTACTGCAACAACGTGTTAAAGCTATTTACGGTATATGTTGAGCGGTAACCATGTTTCAGATCAATAGCGTCGAACCAGTCAGAGAAAAGGCGCATGCGGCTTAAACCGCCGTAAGTGATGTACCAGTTTGGTATAGGGATAGAAGGGAAATTATTCAAACTGGCTGTCGAGGCGCTCTTGCCGGAATATGCCGCAAGGAAAGAGGTTACCAATACATTTTGCTGGTTTGGCCCGTAGCCATCCGCGTAACCTGCCGTCTGCCCCTGGCTGTTGGGGTTTTGGGCAGCAAGACGCTGCGATATAATGGCCCTGTTGGTGAGCAATCTGTTAAATGTCGCTGATGTATTATTCAACCCATTAGCACTGGTAAACGCCGACGCGATGCTTAAGTAAGATATGCTGTAGTCGCCGCTGGTTATAGGGCTCAGTTCTTCGAAACGGCCCGTGGTGGGGAAGTATTTAAAATTGGTTTGGAATACGCGGTCTTGCGTACGCAAGGCGGTAAGTTCTATGCGTAGGTCGCGCAGCGGCTCAATGATACTGCGGATATTAAGGTTTTCGTTCAGCGTACGCGAATACAACTGGTTTTGCAGGGTGTCTGTACTCAGCCAGCCATTGGCAGCCGCCTTAGCGCGGATGTCTGCCTGGCTACCTAACAAGAAACCCAACCCGGGTGAGTTGTAACTAAAGTCCTCACCGGCAAAATTGCTATTGGGCAAATAACCCGGCAGGTAAGTTCCTTCTGTACGGCCGTAAGTTCCGCTGATGTTCTTTACACTGGTCAATAAACCAACAAAAAACTTCTTCAGCCCACCGTGACCATCTGACGATTGCTCGCGCACTACCCGCAATTTATTATACAAAGTAATTAGGTTAAGCGTTGGCCTAACGGTGATGGTACGTTTGTTTTGTATGGTATTACCCACGTTGTAATCGGGGTTGTTAAACGCGAAAGTTGGTTGTGCCTGCCAGTTAAAATAAGTACTGTACAGCACATTCATGTTTGCAAAATCAAAACCCGGTATTTTATTCAATGGCACGTTATAAGTAAGGTTCAACTGGTGGTAGTAGTTAACGGTACGGCCTAACTTTAAAAGGTTATTCCACAAAGTATCTTTCTTTAAACCGTTAACCCGTCCCGCAGGTTCGTCAACAATACCTAAGTTGGTCGCGTCAATATCCAATTGCAGGCTCTTGGTCAGGTTCCAGCCAATGCCATATACACGGGTAATATTAAAGCTTTTGTTAAAAGTAGTCGGGATTGGTATGTAGTTGTTGGGGTCGTTATTACGCAGCGTATTTTCCGAATAAAACCTGTCGAAATTGATGCTGAAGTTTAATCTTGTCGGTAACAAACTATAGTTGAAATCCTTTACCGCACGCAAGGCATTGGCTTTGATCAGCTTCTCGAACGGCGAATAGTATTTAGCCTGATTGATATAATTATAGGCAAGCGCTACACGATAGGTTTCCTGCAGATCGCTCAGCGTAGTAAAATCATGATGGCGGTACTCACTATAAGCGTAGGTGGCGTTGAAATTCTCGATATCCCACAAATGGGTCTTGGCAGACGGGTCTGTCTTGGTCTTGTGGATATTTGTAAAATTAATGCTGCGCCTTATAGTATAGTCTACCGCGGCATTTTTGATAGAGTCGCGCTCCTTATCAGATGCGGCTGAGGCAAGGGTTTGCTTCAGCTCTACGTCGGGTTGTGCCGGGTCATACTGCGGCATTGCAGACTGCGACGACACATTGATGAACATGGGTATATGCACGCCGCTTTTAGCCGGGAACAACTTGCCTAGTTCTACATTGGTA
It encodes the following:
- a CDS encoding MiaB/RimO family radical SAM methylthiotransferase — protein: MIDLALPDTKHDESRQGEALMLEPTRKSGGRKLYIESYGCAMNFSDSEIVASILADKGFETTNDFKSADVIFINTCSIRENAEQRVRNRLKEFKVTKYNNPGTVVGVLGCMAERLKSKFLEEEKLVDVVVGPDAYRDLPNLLEKVDGGQRSVNVLLSREETYADINPVRLNTNGINAFVSIMRGCDNMCSFCVVPFTRGRERSRDAISIVEECTDLFNQGYREVTLLGQNVDSYKWVANQVSPTGGDLEGAISFKEGRGEVAVQEDYTQNIVNFANLLEMVAQVSPDLRVRFSTSHPKDITDEVLYTMKKYDNICKYIHLPVQSGNSEVLDRMNRTYTREWYMNRIDAINNILPGCAISTDVITGFCGETEEQHAETLSMMDYVQYDYAYMFMYSERPGTLAAKRYADDIAEDVKARRLNEIIEKQRAHAHVRLQNQLGKVHKVLIEGFSKKSKLDYAGRNDQNAMVIFPVKEGIKPGQYINVLAQSCTSATLIGEIV
- a CDS encoding AsmA family protein; this translates as MAFKFIKKRWQKILAVELIGLAIIVFVIGLLINIYWSPIVSDRLKTIVNNSSDGLYKIDFSDAQLHFLQGKIVIHNINLRPDTATYNRLRSRGLAPNNLIELRLKRLVLKNIHPLRLYFKKELEIGDVIFSAPNVHVTYQLNHLTDTVAKDKRTLYQQIASTLKKVHIGNILFNDVELKYEDRHTAQPKITELRELNFNAIDFLVDSASQFNKKRYLYCSDVTAELYNYIGKSANCLYSYSAKEISFSTKTSQLKAYKCSLVATRKLTEFFKYTYRDQFVFNLDSLQINHFDFQGYNKYHNVHASTVSLTNGGLNIFGNPRLNPKKVNADRINSFPNQAIFNIPIDLKIDTVKVKNIDLVYREYGVKTNREGHIGFYDIAGNMLNITNNKEAVKLNPVTLVKFKSRFMKKAPIETEFTFDLADSLRSYSYKGSLGVMKLSDANPIAVPLGSLSVNGGQCKGLFFDIKADKNSSRGKVTFLYSNLRVHLLKADTVNEKMHHLRIASIIANNGILKRNNPDTIDAEPRSAILNLPRPKNFPFFKTMLQTLISGIKPCTGFDEKTQQAVKARMAQHEIDKALRKQKKALRKARKDREKARRNFYKK
- a CDS encoding four helix bundle protein; protein product: MTTGHNFKNLKVWQKSMDLADMVYEFSQELPHSERYNLIDQINRCSISIPSNIAEGSGKRTNAHFAEFLSTSLSSSYELETQLIICQRRRYGSGEILKQLFESLEEVQKMIFNFREYVIQGKNSFIKSTT